In Microbispora sp. ZYX-F-249, a single genomic region encodes these proteins:
- a CDS encoding type II toxin-antitoxin system HicB family antitoxin produces the protein MGRTVRLTATVTPGDGGLYCARCVQVEVACEGHTVDEALDRLRRALEHHFEHRPVPHPSPRPPIVVPIEVRLPD, from the coding sequence ATGGGGCGGACCGTGCGGCTGACCGCGACCGTCACTCCCGGGGACGGTGGCCTGTACTGCGCGCGGTGCGTCCAGGTCGAGGTGGCGTGCGAAGGGCACACGGTCGACGAGGCGCTGGATCGGCTCCGCCGCGCCCTGGAACATCACTTCGAGCATCGGCCGGTGCCCCACCCGTCCCCGCGCCCGCCGATCGTGGTGCCGATCGAGGTCAGGCTGCCGGACTGA
- a CDS encoding hypervirulence associated TUDOR domain-containing protein — MSEKDKKEEPSVGDEVSWKSHGGTATGKVEKKITERTEEAGRTVAASPEDPQFLVRSEKSGGAAVHKPSALHPKE; from the coding sequence ATGAGTGAGAAAGACAAGAAGGAGGAGCCGTCGGTGGGCGACGAGGTCTCCTGGAAGAGCCACGGCGGCACCGCGACCGGCAAGGTCGAAAAGAAGATCACCGAGCGCACCGAGGAGGCGGGGCGCACCGTGGCCGCCTCGCCCGAGGACCCGCAGTTCCTCGTACGCAGCGAGAAGAGCGGCGGGGCCGCGGTGCACAAGCCGTCGGCCCTGCATCCCAAGGAGTGA
- a CDS encoding four-helix bundle copper-binding protein codes for MGHAGVMLETYPADLGGVDRQVLAKCIEACFDCAQTCTACADACLSEHAVAELVRCIRTNLDCADICATTGRVLSRHTGYDANLTRAQLEACAQACRSCGDECGQHAHVHEHCRVCAEACRRCAQACNELLASLG; via the coding sequence ATGGGACACGCCGGAGTGATGCTGGAGACCTACCCCGCCGACCTCGGCGGCGTGGACAGGCAGGTGCTGGCGAAGTGCATCGAGGCCTGCTTCGACTGCGCGCAGACCTGCACGGCCTGCGCTGACGCCTGCCTGAGCGAGCACGCGGTGGCGGAACTGGTCCGCTGCATCCGCACCAACCTCGACTGCGCCGACATCTGCGCGACGACGGGGCGGGTGCTGTCGCGGCACACCGGTTACGACGCGAACCTGACCCGCGCGCAGTTGGAGGCGTGCGCGCAGGCGTGCCGCAGCTGCGGCGACGAGTGCGGTCAGCACGCACACGTGCACGAGCACTGCCGGGTGTGCGCCGAGGCGTGCCGCCGCTGCGCCCAGGCCTGCAACGAGCTG
- a CDS encoding DUF4236 domain-containing protein: MGWSYRKSIKMGPFRLNLSRGGVGHSFGGRAFRVTKTADGRRTLTVNLPGGFHWRKTLN; encoded by the coding sequence ATGGGCTGGAGCTATCGAAAATCGATCAAGATGGGACCGTTCAGGCTCAACCTCTCCCGCGGCGGCGTCGGGCACAGCTTCGGCGGACGCGCCTTCCGCGTCACGAAGACGGCGGACGGGCGCCGTACCCTCACCGTGAACCTGCCCGGCGGCTTCCACTGGAGGAAGACGCTCAACTAG
- a CDS encoding fasciclin domain-containing protein — protein MNTRLLALAALTAALSMSAACGSQGDNTAAPVAANETATDMTTETPSPEASESVSPSPSASPAVSGTPVGAGCSSLPASGKGSPAELAKVPVGTALADVPSLSTLARVVKKAGLAETLNSAQDITVFAPTNEAFSKIPKSQLDQMMSNRKSLRGLLAYHVVKGRKTPADMHGQLTSLEGRKLTVSGSDSNLKVNDAAVSCGNIATSNATVYTVDKVLMPR, from the coding sequence ATGAATACCCGTCTGCTCGCCCTTGCCGCCCTGACCGCGGCGCTCTCGATGTCCGCGGCCTGCGGAAGTCAGGGCGACAACACCGCGGCTCCGGTCGCGGCCAACGAGACCGCCACGGACATGACCACCGAGACCCCCAGCCCGGAGGCGAGTGAGAGCGTCAGCCCGAGCCCGTCGGCGTCGCCGGCGGTCTCCGGGACGCCCGTCGGCGCGGGCTGCTCCTCGCTGCCGGCCTCGGGCAAGGGCAGCCCCGCCGAACTGGCCAAGGTGCCGGTCGGCACCGCGCTCGCCGACGTCCCGTCGCTGTCCACGCTGGCGCGCGTGGTGAAGAAGGCCGGACTGGCCGAGACGCTCAACTCCGCCCAGGACATCACGGTGTTCGCGCCCACGAACGAAGCGTTCAGCAAGATCCCCAAGAGCCAGCTCGACCAGATGATGTCGAACCGCAAGTCGCTCAGGGGCCTGCTGGCCTATCACGTGGTGAAGGGACGCAAGACGCCGGCGGACATGCACGGCCAGCTCACCTCCCTCGAGGGCCGCAAGCTCACGGTCTCCGGGTCCGACTCCAACCTCAAGGTCAACGACGCCGCGGTGTCCTGCGGGAACATCGCGACGAGCAACGCCACCGTCTACACGGTCGACAAGGTCCTCATGCCGAGGTGA